The proteins below come from a single Kitasatospora sp. NBC_00315 genomic window:
- a CDS encoding ankyrin repeat domain-containing protein — MADSAAPAGSADPAATAPQAPDADVIELAGRLFDAARAGDAATLAAYVDAGAPANLSNDRGDTLLMLAAYHGHVAAVRALLERGADPDRANDRGQTPLAGAVFKGADDVLAALLDGGADPAAGTPSALDTARMFGKDDLVARFSAR, encoded by the coding sequence ATGGCCGACTCCGCCGCTCCCGCAGGCTCCGCCGATCCCGCCGCGACCGCGCCGCAGGCGCCCGACGCCGACGTGATCGAGCTGGCCGGCAGGCTCTTCGACGCGGCCCGTGCGGGCGACGCGGCGACCCTCGCGGCCTACGTCGACGCCGGGGCGCCCGCGAACCTCTCCAACGACCGCGGCGACACCCTGCTGATGCTGGCCGCCTACCACGGCCACGTGGCCGCCGTCCGGGCCCTGCTGGAGCGCGGCGCCGACCCGGACCGGGCCAACGACCGGGGGCAGACGCCGCTGGCCGGCGCCGTCTTCAAGGGGGCCGACGACGTCCTGGCCGCGCTGCTGGACGGGGGCGCGGACCCGGCGGCGGGCACCCCCTCGGCGCTGGACACCGCCCGGATGTTCGGCAAGGACGACCTGGTGGCGCGGTTCTCCGCGCGCTGA
- a CDS encoding GNAT family N-acetyltransferase encodes MESTTQGTVEIRVTGFGHPDAQRLSAEVQEEYVRRYGEGDLTVIHPEHFEPPAGLFLIAYLDGVPVATGGWRAKKADPHGLRDGDAELKRMFVVPGARGRGLARAVLRRLEETAALAGHTRVVLETGTEQPEAIALYASEGYAHIQKFGLYREHPQSVCMGKSLPAQDA; translated from the coding sequence ATGGAGAGCACCACGCAGGGCACCGTCGAGATCCGCGTCACCGGCTTCGGCCACCCGGACGCGCAGAGGCTGTCGGCGGAGGTCCAGGAGGAGTACGTCCGCCGGTACGGCGAGGGCGACCTCACGGTCATCCACCCCGAGCACTTCGAGCCGCCGGCCGGCCTCTTCCTGATCGCCTACCTGGACGGCGTGCCGGTCGCCACCGGCGGGTGGCGGGCGAAGAAGGCCGACCCGCACGGCCTGCGGGACGGCGACGCCGAGCTCAAGCGGATGTTCGTGGTGCCCGGCGCGCGCGGCCGGGGTCTGGCCCGGGCGGTGCTGCGCCGGCTGGAGGAGACCGCCGCACTGGCCGGTCACACCCGGGTCGTGCTGGAGACCGGCACCGAGCAGCCCGAGGCGATCGCGCTGTACGCCTCCGAGGGGTACGCCCACATCCAGAAGTTCGGTCTCTACCGCGAGCACCCGCAGAGCGTCTGCATGGGCAAGTCGCTCCCGGCGCAGGACGCCTGA
- a CDS encoding serine hydrolase domain-containing protein, translated as MTTSDDPRTDGARTDGQRTDDPGGGPQGGGDRGGDGPLAALVRRGLRRVGTGAVWAVGGPDGVSAEGRTGPLGRERQQPEMDADTVFDLASLTKIIALWPCVGALWAAGRLPLDEPLGRYWPEVTARPIGDRTARQLLTHTAGVPLRTNFASLYGTDPGAVRAGVLAAPLERPAGRAVEYTDRAAIILGYLVEALGGASLARLATRDVWRPLGMADTAFGPLGAAVLDRTAPTEYDGPTGGYLRGVVHDPSARLLGGACGSAGAFSTARDLGVLLTALLNPSDREAWVTESLREQTGGLSPARGLSWLCAPGTDPADGTFVHYGFTGTALWLSRRQRRWAVLLTNKVHVNRERQPLTDLRNAFRQQVFG; from the coding sequence ATGACCACCAGCGACGACCCACGGACCGATGGCGCACGGACCGACGGCCAGCGCACCGACGATCCGGGCGGTGGGCCCCAGGGCGGTGGGGACCGCGGCGGTGACGGCCCCCTGGCGGCGCTCGTCCGCCGCGGGCTGCGCCGGGTCGGCACCGGCGCCGTCTGGGCGGTCGGCGGGCCGGACGGCGTGTCGGCCGAGGGGCGGACCGGTCCGCTGGGACGCGAGCGGCAGCAGCCGGAGATGGACGCCGACACCGTCTTCGACCTGGCCAGCCTGACCAAGATCATCGCGCTCTGGCCCTGCGTCGGCGCCCTCTGGGCGGCGGGGCGGCTCCCGCTGGACGAACCGCTCGGCCGCTACTGGCCCGAGGTGACCGCCCGCCCGATCGGCGACCGGACGGCACGGCAGCTGCTGACCCACACCGCCGGTGTCCCGCTGCGCACCAACTTCGCCAGCCTGTACGGCACCGATCCCGGCGCCGTCCGGGCCGGCGTGCTCGCCGCGCCGCTGGAGCGGCCGGCCGGACGCGCCGTCGAGTACACCGACCGGGCCGCGATCATCCTCGGCTACCTGGTCGAGGCGCTCGGCGGTGCGTCGCTCGCCCGGCTCGCCACCCGCGACGTCTGGCGCCCGCTCGGCATGGCCGACACCGCCTTCGGCCCGCTCGGCGCCGCCGTGCTCGACCGCACCGCGCCCACCGAGTACGACGGGCCGACCGGGGGCTATCTCAGGGGCGTCGTCCACGATCCGTCCGCCCGTCTGCTCGGCGGTGCCTGCGGCAGCGCCGGCGCCTTCTCCACCGCTCGCGACCTGGGCGTCCTCCTCACGGCCCTGCTCAACCCGTCCGACCGCGAGGCCTGGGTGACGGAGTCACTGCGCGAGCAGACCGGCGGCCTGAGCCCCGCCCGGGGCCTGTCCTGGCTCTGCGCCCCCGGCACGGACCCGGCGGACGGCACCTTCGTGCACTACGGCTTCACCGGCACCGCCCTGTGGCTCTCCCGACGGCAGCGGCGCTGGGCGGTGCTGCTCACCAACAAGGTGCACGTCAACCGCGAGCGCCAGCCGCTGACCGACCTGCGCAACGCCTTCCGGCAGCAGGTGTTCGGCTGA
- a CDS encoding NAD(P)/FAD-dependent oxidoreductase, protein MIDLLVAGGGPAGLATAIHAALAGLEVVVAEPRPAPVDKACGEGLMPAAVGALAGLGVPIGGVPLLGIRYLDAHRQAEAHFRGPPGRGVRRTDLHAALARRVAELGVPVLPLRVGAVCQSGDSVTAAGITARYLAAADGLHSPIRRQLGLTAHPGHRPPRYGLRRHFAVPPWSDCVEVHWSDRAEAYVTPVGPGLVGVAVLTGDRAPFDRHLAGFPQLAARLPAGAATAARGAGPLRQRARTRVAGRVLLVGDAAGYVDALTGEGIAMALGAAAQLVHHVVAGRPQEYERAWRRVSRRYRLLTGSLLWLRGQPRLAARIVPTAVRYPALFAAGVNRLA, encoded by the coding sequence GTGATCGACCTGCTGGTCGCCGGCGGCGGCCCGGCCGGGCTGGCCACCGCGATCCACGCCGCGCTGGCCGGCCTGGAGGTGGTGGTGGCCGAGCCCCGCCCGGCGCCGGTCGACAAGGCCTGCGGCGAGGGGCTGATGCCCGCCGCCGTCGGCGCTCTCGCCGGCCTCGGTGTACCGATCGGGGGCGTCCCCCTGCTGGGCATCCGCTACCTGGACGCCCACCGGCAGGCCGAGGCGCACTTCCGCGGTCCACCCGGCCGGGGCGTACGGCGCACCGACCTGCACGCCGCACTGGCCCGCCGGGTCGCCGAGCTCGGTGTCCCGGTGCTCCCGCTGCGGGTGGGCGCCGTGTGCCAGAGCGGGGACAGCGTCACCGCGGCCGGGATCACCGCCCGCTACCTCGCGGCCGCCGACGGCCTGCACTCGCCGATCCGCCGCCAGCTCGGCCTCACCGCCCACCCCGGCCACCGGCCTCCCCGGTACGGACTGCGCCGGCACTTCGCGGTGCCGCCCTGGTCGGACTGTGTCGAGGTGCACTGGTCCGACCGGGCCGAGGCCTACGTGACCCCGGTCGGGCCCGGACTGGTCGGCGTCGCGGTGCTGACCGGCGACCGCGCGCCGTTCGACCGGCACCTGGCCGGGTTCCCGCAGCTGGCCGCCCGCCTCCCCGCGGGCGCCGCGACGGCCGCCCGCGGCGCCGGACCGCTGCGGCAGCGGGCCCGCACGCGGGTGGCCGGTCGCGTCCTGCTGGTGGGCGACGCGGCCGGCTACGTCGACGCCCTGACCGGCGAGGGCATCGCGATGGCGCTGGGCGCGGCCGCCCAGCTCGTGCACCACGTCGTGGCCGGCCGGCCGCAGGAGTACGAGCGGGCCTGGCGCCGGGTGTCCCGGCGCTACCGGCTGCTGACCGGCTCGCTGCTCTGGCTGCGCGGACAGCCGCGGCTGGCGGCCCGGATCGTACCGACCGCCGTCCGGTACCCGGCCCTCTTCGCGGCGGGGGTCAACCGGCTGGCCTGA
- a CDS encoding isoprenylcysteine carboxyl methyltransferase family protein yields the protein MSPYTALILLVAAERLAELVTARRNAGWSRRLGGREFGGGHYPVMVLLHTGLLAGCLAETAWAHRPFLPALGWPMLALALAAQALRWWCIATLGPRWNTRVIVVPGLPLVTGGPYRLFAHPNYVAVVVEGAALPLVHTAWLTALGFTLLNLPLLAVRLRCENRALGLATGPAPAVAGATP from the coding sequence ATGTCCCCCTACACCGCGCTCATCCTGCTGGTCGCCGCCGAACGCCTGGCCGAGCTGGTCACCGCCCGCCGCAACGCCGGCTGGTCCCGGCGCCTCGGCGGCCGGGAGTTCGGCGGCGGCCACTACCCCGTGATGGTCCTGCTGCACACCGGACTGCTGGCCGGCTGCCTGGCCGAGACCGCGTGGGCCCATCGCCCGTTCCTGCCGGCCCTGGGCTGGCCGATGCTCGCCCTCGCGCTGGCGGCGCAGGCGCTGCGCTGGTGGTGCATCGCCACCCTCGGCCCGCGCTGGAACACCCGGGTGATCGTCGTCCCCGGACTGCCGCTGGTGACCGGCGGGCCCTACCGGCTGTTCGCCCACCCCAACTACGTCGCCGTCGTGGTGGAGGGCGCCGCGCTGCCGCTGGTGCACACCGCCTGGCTGACCGCGCTCGGGTTCACCCTGCTGAACCTGCCGCTGCTGGCGGTACGACTGCGCTGCGAGAACCGCGCGCTGGGACTCGCCACCGGTCCGGCGCCGGCCGTGGCGGGCGCGACGCCGTGA
- a CDS encoding type III polyketide synthase, giving the protein MTRIAAVHGVLPPHRYEQYEITDALAAMGLVREAERGVLDRLHGTSSVRTRSLALPLERYATLNGFGEANDAFIEVALELGERAVKAALDEAGLRPQDVDLVISTSVTGIAAPSIEARLAGRLGLREDVKRVPVFGLGCVAGAAGIARLHDYLRGRPDDVAVLLSVELCSLTLQRTDSSAANLVAGSLFGDGAAALVAVGRDHPANRPDEGPVVVATRSRLYPGTERLLGWDIGDNGFQIVLGGELPDVVRRHLGPEVRTFLADHDLKPQEVTAWVCHPGGPKILDAVRETLDLPARALELTRRSLAEVGNLSSASVLHILRDTLAERPPLPGTPGLLLAMGPGFCSELVLLRW; this is encoded by the coding sequence ATGACGCGAATCGCCGCTGTCCACGGAGTTCTCCCGCCCCACCGCTACGAGCAGTACGAGATCACGGACGCGCTCGCAGCCATGGGCCTGGTGCGGGAGGCCGAGCGCGGGGTGCTCGACCGGCTGCACGGCACCTCCTCGGTCCGCACCCGCAGCCTCGCCCTCCCGTTGGAGCGGTACGCGACGCTGAACGGCTTCGGCGAGGCGAACGACGCCTTCATCGAGGTGGCCCTGGAGCTCGGCGAACGCGCGGTGAAGGCCGCGCTGGACGAGGCCGGCCTCCGCCCGCAGGACGTGGACCTGGTCATCTCCACCTCCGTCACCGGCATCGCGGCCCCCTCCATCGAGGCCCGGCTGGCCGGGCGACTCGGTCTGCGCGAGGACGTGAAGCGGGTACCGGTCTTCGGACTGGGCTGCGTGGCCGGGGCCGCCGGCATCGCCAGGCTCCACGACTACCTGCGCGGCCGGCCGGACGACGTGGCCGTGCTGCTCTCGGTCGAGCTGTGCTCCCTGACCCTCCAGCGCACCGACTCCTCGGCGGCCAACCTGGTGGCGGGTTCGCTGTTCGGCGACGGCGCGGCCGCGCTGGTCGCGGTCGGCCGGGACCACCCCGCCAACCGGCCGGACGAGGGGCCCGTCGTGGTGGCGACCCGCAGCCGGCTCTACCCCGGCACCGAGCGGCTCCTCGGGTGGGACATCGGCGACAACGGCTTCCAGATCGTGCTGGGCGGCGAACTGCCCGACGTCGTGCGCCGCCACCTGGGCCCGGAGGTCCGCACCTTCCTGGCCGACCACGACCTGAAACCGCAGGAGGTGACCGCCTGGGTCTGTCACCCCGGTGGCCCGAAGATCCTGGACGCCGTCCGCGAGACGCTGGATCTGCCGGCCCGCGCGCTGGAGCTGACCCGGCGTTCGCTCGCCGAGGTGGGCAACCTCTCCTCCGCCTCGGTCCTGCACATCCTGCGCGACACCCTGGCCGAGCGGCCGCCGCTGCCCGGCACTCCCGGCCTGCTGCTGGCGATGGGCCCGGGCTTCTGCTCCGAACTCGTCCTGCTCCGCTGGTAG
- a CDS encoding UbiA family prenyltransferase has product MPSTVIGSADAPGRSTPGRAARVTRGLLRACHPEPTLVVTALITALAAAAGRSAAGCLLVAAAVLTGQLSVGWCNDRVDLRRDRAAGRRDKPLVAGALRPGTVAIAAGAALALCVPFSLANGASAGTAHLVAVAAAWAYDLGVKRTVLSWLPYAVGFGLLPVFVTLALPGHPWPQPWAVAAGALLGVGAHLTNVLPDIDADLRVGVRGLPQRLGRGRTRALAPVPLLAASVLLVFGPPGPVGGWGWAALAVTGALAVAVVLPGGAAAESRRPFLATLAMAATAVGLLLLHGAAFT; this is encoded by the coding sequence GTGCCCAGCACCGTGATCGGGAGCGCCGACGCCCCGGGCCGCTCGACCCCGGGTCGGGCGGCCCGGGTGACGAGGGGTCTGCTGCGGGCCTGTCACCCCGAGCCCACGCTGGTGGTCACGGCGCTGATCACCGCGCTCGCGGCGGCCGCCGGGCGGAGTGCGGCCGGGTGCCTGCTGGTCGCCGCCGCGGTGCTCACCGGGCAGTTGTCGGTGGGCTGGTGCAACGACCGGGTCGACCTCCGACGTGACCGCGCCGCCGGGCGCCGGGACAAACCCCTGGTGGCCGGCGCGCTGCGACCCGGCACGGTGGCGATCGCGGCCGGCGCCGCGCTCGCGCTGTGCGTCCCGTTCTCGCTGGCCAACGGTGCCTCGGCGGGCACCGCCCACCTGGTCGCGGTGGCCGCCGCCTGGGCCTACGACCTCGGCGTCAAACGGACGGTGCTGTCCTGGCTGCCGTACGCCGTGGGCTTCGGTCTGCTGCCGGTCTTCGTCACGCTCGCTCTCCCGGGACACCCCTGGCCGCAGCCCTGGGCGGTCGCGGCGGGCGCGCTGCTCGGAGTGGGCGCGCACCTCACCAATGTGCTGCCGGACATCGACGCGGACCTCCGCGTGGGCGTGCGGGGCCTGCCGCAGCGCCTCGGCCGGGGCCGGACCAGGGCGCTGGCCCCGGTGCCGCTGCTCGCCGCATCGGTGTTGCTGGTGTTCGGGCCGCCCGGCCCGGTGGGTGGTTGGGGGTGGGCCGCGCTCGCGGTCACCGGCGCGCTCGCCGTCGCGGTGGTGCTGCCCGGCGGCGCCGCTGCGGAGAGCCGGCGTCCGTTCCTGGCCACCCTCGCGATGGCCGCGACCGCGGTGGGCCTGCTGCTCCTGCACGGCGCCGCGTTCACCTGA
- a CDS encoding chaplin — protein MPRLRTSLVLGAAAGALVLAGAGAASASSGAEGVAAGSPGVLSGNLIQVPVHVPVNLCGNSVSVIGLLNPAFGNTCANVG, from the coding sequence ATGCCCCGTCTTCGCACGTCCCTCGTCCTGGGCGCCGCCGCCGGCGCCCTCGTCCTCGCCGGTGCGGGCGCCGCCAGCGCGAGCTCGGGTGCGGAGGGCGTCGCCGCGGGCTCGCCCGGCGTGCTCTCGGGCAACCTGATCCAGGTGCCCGTGCACGTTCCGGTGAACCTGTGCGGCAACTCCGTCAGCGTCATCGGCCTGCTGAACCCGGCCTTCGGCAACACCTGCGCGAACGTCGGCTGA